The following are encoded in a window of uncultured Sphaerochaeta sp. genomic DNA:
- a CDS encoding sugar ABC transporter substrate-binding protein — protein sequence MKKGVVTLLVLVLASTMVFAQGAPEGADDQTKIGVSIMELSAYTWYLGVIDGCEQWAKDNPEANFTFQFEDSRSDVSTMLNNIEALVTGGAKGIILFPADASSAIPTMKQYVAKGIPFVIGDYAQNPQKESDIVWETFVGHDMRMLGETAGKVAVEYLKTLNKQNPVCLFISRPTSGQVSLDRYEGFRDVVLASFPKARIIEEGDVGAGSRDSAQSLMENVLQREPVIDVVSGHNDAEVVGAYNAAKAANRREIKFIGIAGDKDVLSYITDGNESWIGEVLQNPVDLGYQATEAMYQALVEKKTLEKVWDLPKPEAITPANVADYDWQNWSWL from the coding sequence ATGAAAAAAGGAGTAGTTACATTACTGGTTCTTGTTTTGGCGAGCACAATGGTTTTCGCCCAAGGTGCACCAGAAGGGGCTGATGATCAAACAAAAATCGGTGTAAGCATCATGGAATTGTCTGCTTATACATGGTACCTCGGGGTAATTGATGGTTGTGAGCAGTGGGCAAAAGATAACCCAGAAGCAAACTTTACTTTCCAGTTTGAGGATTCTCGTTCTGATGTATCCACCATGCTGAACAATATTGAGGCACTAGTCACCGGTGGCGCAAAAGGTATCATTTTGTTCCCTGCTGATGCTTCCTCAGCAATTCCGACCATGAAGCAGTATGTGGCGAAAGGAATTCCCTTTGTTATTGGTGACTATGCTCAGAATCCTCAGAAAGAGAGTGATATTGTGTGGGAGACCTTTGTTGGTCACGACATGAGGATGCTCGGAGAAACAGCAGGTAAAGTTGCTGTTGAGTATCTCAAGACCCTGAACAAACAGAATCCTGTGTGTCTCTTTATCAGCAGACCTACCTCTGGCCAAGTTTCGCTTGACAGGTATGAAGGTTTTAGGGATGTAGTATTGGCTTCATTCCCGAAGGCCAGAATCATTGAAGAAGGTGATGTTGGTGCAGGTTCAAGAGACTCAGCCCAGAGCCTCATGGAAAATGTCTTGCAGAGAGAACCTGTCATTGATGTGGTCAGTGGACATAACGATGCTGAGGTAGTGGGGGCCTATAATGCTGCGAAGGCTGCCAACCGACGAGAAATCAAATTCATAGGAATTGCAGGGGACAAGGATGTTCTCAGCTATATTACCGATGGAAATGAGAGTTGGATTGGTGAAGTTCTCCAGAACCCAGTAGACCTTGGGTACCAAGCAACTGAGGCAATGTACCAGGCATTGGTTGAGAAGAAGACCCTTGAGAAAGTTTGGGACCTTCCAAAA
- a CDS encoding DUF4432 family protein, producing the protein MKLHVTKAQFTSTETLLLESDTVRISTFIFRTGVEAVRISIGIGTFVWLPFFGQSLWSWEIGGIEQKFKGFVSEPDYAARNFLHNYGALMIHCGITAMGNPSKDDTHLHHGELPLAKYDSAWIEFSDGPFPISLHGSYQYTVPFIASYEFSPSLRISETGTSVLVDSQLKNLQRTPMEYMYLNHLNLSLDHVTELQYGIDEFNKNTVTVLDETIPGVVDDPARFLHPSKIPTISPELVAIMKNKPEHGDVCVNTMLRENHQRIWVATNTSTLDHTVAWLTKTLDRSACGFSLPATAGPRGKTAETKQGNMKLLEPGNSVRFQFAFGLDENPESKSLQTAITMLGGIV; encoded by the coding sequence ATGAAATTGCATGTAACTAAAGCCCAATTCACCTCAACAGAGACATTGCTTCTTGAGAGTGATACTGTTCGTATTTCTACCTTTATCTTTAGAACAGGTGTGGAAGCTGTCCGTATTTCAATCGGGATTGGAACCTTTGTTTGGTTACCATTCTTTGGACAGAGCCTCTGGAGCTGGGAAATTGGTGGTATTGAACAGAAATTCAAGGGATTTGTATCTGAACCTGATTACGCTGCCAGAAACTTCCTGCATAATTATGGAGCTCTCATGATCCACTGTGGCATTACTGCAATGGGCAACCCAAGCAAGGACGACACCCATCTCCATCATGGAGAGTTGCCTCTTGCAAAATATGACAGCGCCTGGATTGAGTTCTCTGATGGACCGTTCCCAATATCATTACATGGGAGTTATCAATATACAGTTCCTTTCATTGCCTCATATGAATTCTCCCCTTCCCTCAGGATTTCCGAGACAGGTACCTCTGTATTGGTTGATTCACAGCTGAAGAACCTACAGAGAACACCAATGGAATACATGTATCTCAATCATCTGAATCTCTCATTGGACCATGTCACTGAGTTGCAGTATGGAATTGATGAATTCAACAAGAACACAGTAACAGTACTCGATGAAACCATTCCCGGTGTGGTTGATGACCCCGCTCGTTTCTTACACCCGTCGAAGATTCCCACGATCAGTCCTGAACTTGTGGCGATCATGAAGAATAAGCCAGAACATGGAGATGTGTGTGTAAATACAATGCTTCGTGAGAATCATCAGAGGATTTGGGTCGCAACAAATACCTCTACACTCGATCACACAGTTGCTTGGCTGACCAAGACGCTGGACCGCTCAGCCTGTGGGTTCAGCCTACCTGCAACAGCAGGTCCTAGAGGGAAAACAGCTGAAACCAAGCAAGGAAATATGAAACTACTTGAACCGGGTAATTCAGTAAGATTCCAGTTTGCATTTGGGTTAGATGAAAACCCAGAAAGTAAATCATTACAGACAGCAATTACTATGTTAGGAGGAATTGTATGA
- a CDS encoding creatininase family protein, translating to MQLIDMFFDQIEDAKKRNVPFIIPIGTIEYHAHHASCGTDTMVINGCLRELEKEREIVVMPPIWYGVASYAVGGPETGTIHVDEDAHTQYLYAVLKSLIYGGNKNIYLMVHHQTEEDVLMPMTISCHKAAKKVIMEYMEETRGRGWWGSNSFKDYYENLGSGDDPFSYIKVVPLIGKEAQHACGGFDHAGKWETSLMMGTYPENVDLSLCERNTEWFAQNAVEASTELGGHMVSCVLDWLRETIV from the coding sequence ATGCAATTGATTGATATGTTTTTCGACCAGATTGAGGATGCCAAGAAACGGAATGTTCCCTTCATCATCCCCATCGGAACTATTGAATACCATGCGCATCATGCGTCCTGTGGTACAGACACGATGGTGATCAATGGATGCTTGAGAGAATTGGAGAAAGAGAGAGAAATCGTTGTAATGCCACCGATTTGGTACGGGGTTGCCTCATATGCTGTTGGGGGTCCTGAAACCGGGACAATCCATGTTGATGAAGATGCCCACACCCAATACCTTTATGCTGTATTGAAATCACTCATCTATGGTGGGAACAAGAATATCTACCTCATGGTCCACCACCAGACAGAAGAAGATGTCCTGATGCCGATGACTATCTCCTGCCATAAGGCTGCAAAGAAAGTAATCATGGAGTATATGGAAGAGACAAGAGGAAGAGGTTGGTGGGGGAGTAACAGCTTCAAGGATTACTATGAGAATCTTGGGTCCGGCGATGACCCCTTCTCCTATATAAAAGTAGTGCCGTTGATCGGTAAAGAAGCGCAGCATGCCTGCGGGGGTTTTGATCATGCCGGCAAATGGGAAACCTCCTTGATGATGGGCACATACCCTGAGAACGTAGACCTCTCCTTGTGCGAGAGGAATACCGAGTGGTTTGCGCAAAATGCTGTTGAAGCAAGCACAGAGCTCGGAGGTCATATGGTTTCCTGTGTGCTTGATTGGTTACGAGAGACCATAGTCTGA
- a CDS encoding NAD(P)-dependent alcohol dehydrogenase, which yields MMKAAVLYGKKDLRLEQVPVPERKEHEVLVQILANGLCGSDIHFFTEGKLGPFVVDEPYIPGHEAVGKVVEGPGFSVGELVVIEPGIPCGKCEFCRSGRYNLCPDVVFLSAPPVNGTFTEYVSIDGSMLHRLPDGVSLEEGALVEPLSVGMQACNRAGLKPGSSVAIVGSGPIGLITMLVARSFGASKVYMTDVFDSRLEKAKELGADGVIHAGKESTTEQIHSLTGGRGVDVVFDTSGSSKGASSTPFLAKRGGVIVLVGWPEVSSFPFSMETVIEKELDVRGVNRYCNTFGPVLSLLASKALSVEGIISHRFPFDQVVEAFTFASEHRGEVYKVMIG from the coding sequence ATGATGAAAGCAGCAGTTCTCTATGGGAAAAAGGACTTACGTCTGGAACAGGTTCCTGTACCAGAGCGGAAAGAACATGAGGTCCTGGTGCAGATCCTGGCCAATGGGCTTTGTGGATCAGACATCCACTTCTTTACTGAGGGAAAACTTGGCCCCTTTGTGGTTGATGAACCCTATATACCAGGTCACGAAGCAGTAGGAAAAGTGGTGGAAGGCCCTGGCTTCTCTGTAGGTGAGCTGGTGGTCATTGAACCAGGCATTCCCTGTGGGAAGTGTGAGTTCTGTCGCAGTGGACGGTATAACCTTTGCCCTGATGTGGTGTTCCTCTCTGCTCCTCCGGTCAATGGTACCTTTACCGAGTATGTGTCTATTGATGGTTCCATGTTACACCGACTTCCTGACGGGGTGTCTTTGGAAGAGGGTGCGTTGGTTGAACCCTTGTCGGTTGGTATGCAGGCATGCAACCGTGCTGGGTTAAAGCCGGGCTCCTCTGTTGCCATCGTGGGTTCCGGCCCGATTGGCTTGATTACCATGCTGGTTGCCCGTTCTTTTGGGGCAAGCAAGGTGTACATGACCGATGTGTTCGATTCCCGACTGGAAAAAGCGAAGGAACTGGGAGCCGATGGTGTGATTCATGCAGGGAAGGAATCAACAACTGAACAAATTCATTCCTTAACCGGGGGAAGGGGTGTTGATGTTGTGTTCGATACCTCCGGCTCCAGCAAGGGAGCCTCCTCCACACCATTTCTTGCAAAGCGGGGCGGGGTGATTGTCCTGGTCGGTTGGCCAGAGGTCTCATCATTCCCGTTCTCCATGGAGACAGTCATCGAGAAAGAGCTGGATGTCAGGGGAGTGAACCGATACTGTAATACTTTTGGCCCAGTACTGTCACTCTTGGCTTCCAAAGCTCTCTCGGTTGAAGGTATCATCTCCCACCGATTCCCCTTCGACCAGGTAGTTGAAGCTTTCACCTTCGCCTCTGAGCATAGGGGAGAGGTGTATAAGGTGATGATTGGATGA
- a CDS encoding extracellular solute-binding protein, protein MATIKDVSILAGVSIGTVSNYLNKSKPVSPETAKRIASAIDQTAYKPNYLAKNLRTKQYNDIGVLLPNFEDNYYIKVLEGIESVFRDTPYIINLALSNERKDYEKSCIETFAKKQICGLIVFTSIPDEWKKYYETFIERNIPLVLIDRKMEGLECSFVMNDNYTTLLELTRALIKDEKKNLFLFTGPEKYYCESECIRGFSTAFEHAAMEIPKNHIITPLLSKEDTFRAVVSMSSILKEQKPDAILTTSENKAKGIIESLLFLGYSQDDIPVVTLGEEHWNSLTYSDASLSTLRPAIKIGSTAASILVDEIERPVLESKNIIFSDRITGDTIENHHLFGIQERPKQFSGTDLNVLMLDTTQTHALISILDNFSAHFGFKPKISVISHQKLLEKILEEKQNPQTQGQSDVIMYDIPWLETLVQNEILADITDKTRDSEKYNELFFPNSAEFFGQWKDNVYGLPFMYAPQILYYRKDLFEDETNQAAYRKKFRTALKPPKTWKEFNAIAQFFTVHSDSINYGTSFPAAYPECLAPEIFLRLLSFNKDNPLTKASTNLLLNNQNVLKSYVATLRLLKYVKPNYLESNEESVVKDFLCGETAMVITYPSFFNKIALQTDQVIKEENIGYSEIPGGIPILGGWGLGISSSSTKKAQAFEFIKWACMDTISSYFAVLGGFSAVRKTYLNDELAKLYPWFPLYCSSYKYGKPIIPPTNTEGKVIPQNKIDTIICNWFYQLMEKEIDVQVAIRNTQEELAAL, encoded by the coding sequence ATGGCAACGATCAAGGATGTTTCAATATTAGCAGGTGTTTCGATTGGAACTGTTTCCAATTACCTTAACAAATCGAAACCGGTGAGTCCCGAAACGGCCAAGCGGATCGCCTCTGCAATTGACCAGACTGCATATAAGCCAAACTATCTTGCAAAGAACCTGAGAACCAAGCAATACAATGATATTGGTGTGTTGCTCCCAAATTTTGAAGATAACTACTATATCAAGGTATTGGAAGGAATCGAGAGTGTGTTCCGTGACACACCATACATCATCAATCTTGCACTTTCCAATGAACGAAAAGATTATGAGAAATCCTGTATTGAAACGTTTGCAAAGAAACAGATTTGCGGCTTGATCGTCTTCACCTCAATTCCTGATGAATGGAAAAAGTACTACGAAACATTCATAGAGCGAAACATCCCCTTGGTCCTCATAGACCGCAAGATGGAGGGACTGGAATGTAGTTTTGTCATGAATGATAATTATACTACCCTCTTGGAGCTCACCAGAGCACTTATCAAAGACGAGAAGAAGAACTTATTCTTATTTACTGGTCCAGAGAAATATTACTGCGAATCAGAATGCATCAGGGGCTTTTCAACTGCATTTGAACATGCTGCAATGGAAATTCCCAAGAACCATATCATTACGCCACTACTGAGCAAGGAAGACACGTTCAGAGCTGTCGTCAGTATGTCCAGTATTCTCAAAGAACAAAAACCTGATGCCATCCTTACCACCTCGGAGAACAAGGCAAAAGGTATTATTGAGAGCCTATTGTTCCTAGGGTATTCCCAAGATGATATTCCCGTTGTCACGCTGGGAGAGGAACACTGGAACTCCCTCACCTACAGTGATGCCTCTCTCTCCACACTGAGACCAGCAATCAAGATCGGATCAACAGCTGCATCAATACTTGTGGATGAGATTGAGCGCCCAGTTCTTGAAAGCAAAAACATTATTTTCTCAGACCGGATAACCGGAGACACTATAGAGAACCATCACCTGTTTGGAATACAGGAGAGGCCAAAGCAGTTCAGTGGCACAGATTTGAATGTGCTGATGCTCGACACCACCCAGACCCATGCACTTATCAGCATTCTAGACAATTTCTCTGCACATTTTGGTTTTAAGCCCAAGATATCTGTCATTTCTCACCAAAAATTACTTGAGAAGATATTGGAAGAAAAACAAAATCCTCAAACACAGGGACAAAGTGATGTCATCATGTATGATATCCCTTGGCTGGAAACACTGGTACAAAACGAGATTCTTGCCGATATCACCGACAAGACACGGGACTCAGAAAAATACAATGAACTATTTTTCCCGAATTCTGCAGAGTTTTTCGGCCAATGGAAAGATAATGTATATGGACTTCCGTTTATGTATGCCCCACAGATTTTATACTACCGAAAAGACCTTTTCGAAGATGAAACCAACCAAGCCGCCTATAGAAAGAAATTCCGTACTGCATTGAAACCTCCAAAGACATGGAAAGAGTTCAATGCCATAGCACAGTTCTTCACCGTACATTCGGATTCCATTAACTACGGAACTTCCTTCCCTGCGGCCTATCCTGAATGCCTCGCACCTGAGATCTTCCTAAGGTTGCTTTCTTTCAATAAGGATAATCCTCTTACGAAAGCTTCGACCAATCTTCTTCTAAATAACCAGAACGTACTCAAGAGCTATGTTGCAACACTTCGTTTGTTGAAATATGTCAAACCCAATTATCTGGAATCTAATGAAGAGAGTGTGGTCAAGGATTTTCTCTGCGGAGAGACGGCAATGGTTATCACCTATCCTTCATTCTTTAATAAGATTGCCCTTCAAACTGACCAAGTTATCAAAGAAGAGAATATTGGATACAGTGAAATTCCTGGGGGTATACCAATCCTTGGTGGATGGGGCCTTGGGATCAGCTCAAGCAGCACAAAGAAAGCACAAGCATTTGAATTCATCAAATGGGCATGCATGGACACCATTAGCTCATATTTTGCAGTCCTAGGAGGATTTTCTGCGGTACGCAAGACCTATCTCAATGACGAGTTGGCGAAGCTCTATCCTTGGTTCCCTCTTTACTGTTCATCATACAAATATGGGAAACCCATTATTCCACCTACAAATACAGAGGGTAAGGTTATTCCGCAGAATAAGATTGATACCATCATATGTAATTGGTTCTACCAACTGATGGAAAAAGAGATTGATGTACAAGTGGCTATTCGTAATACACAGGAAGAACTAGCTGCATTGTAG
- a CDS encoding sensory rhodopsin transducer — MDYGKKVWVFPDAELPPIGNNPIPGHESIIIANLGDQEACISITLLYVDKDPVENITVSVGAKRVRCLRTNEDKDFSGHTATIGEQYAILLESDVPVVAQYGRAEPRNVSFYTTPGYCE; from the coding sequence GTGGACTACGGAAAAAAAGTGTGGGTCTTTCCTGATGCAGAGTTGCCTCCCATAGGAAATAACCCAATCCCAGGACATGAATCTATCATCATTGCCAACCTTGGAGACCAAGAAGCATGCATTTCGATTACCTTGCTTTATGTTGATAAGGATCCGGTTGAAAATATTACAGTTTCTGTGGGTGCTAAACGAGTTCGATGTCTCCGGACCAATGAAGATAAGGATTTCTCTGGTCATACAGCGACCATCGGGGAACAATATGCAATCCTATTGGAGAGTGATGTACCTGTGGTAGCCCAATATGGGAGAGCCGAACCCCGCAATGTGAGTTTCTATACAACTCCTGGGTACTGTGAATAG
- a CDS encoding M24 family metallopeptidase, translating to MMDRVRIPEEEYFGRIKKASKLMEEAGLDVLVTHCNEADYSFVRYFTNYWPLFETAGVAIGRDGKAALMVGPESSKYAADRSVLKDIFTLLEYRESADPAYPEAKVSTYKDVFEFLGVKGSNLRIGIAGYLVTNPIQLEGLKRCFPNAEIIRNEEIVRSLRMIKSVNELACMQRGFDIVKKATEAVMAEIRPGVTELQMVGIAQKCIYEHGAEYEGLPMYVFSEKSTSHAISRSTYRTIEKGDLVQLNLSAKIEGYSPSIGMPISMGPLVGEKRDLVEFCLSMHNWTLEQVKVGAEASKIAKDFYAKAVEARMQDYFVYGPCHGTGMIEVEAPWMETSSNYKLQENMTFQVDTYFSAEKFGCRWETGICVKPGKSLLLSEPLGKIYEIPC from the coding sequence ATGATGGACAGGGTCAGGATCCCAGAAGAAGAGTACTTCGGGAGAATCAAGAAAGCTTCTAAGTTGATGGAAGAAGCTGGATTGGATGTTTTGGTCACTCACTGCAATGAAGCAGACTATTCATTCGTGCGGTATTTTACGAACTACTGGCCACTTTTCGAAACTGCAGGGGTGGCTATTGGACGAGATGGAAAAGCTGCTTTGATGGTAGGTCCTGAAAGCTCAAAGTACGCTGCTGACAGGAGCGTGCTCAAAGACATCTTCACCTTGTTGGAGTATCGAGAATCAGCAGATCCTGCCTATCCTGAAGCAAAAGTAAGTACATACAAAGATGTGTTTGAGTTTCTCGGAGTGAAAGGAAGCAATCTACGCATTGGTATTGCTGGATACCTGGTTACCAACCCCATTCAGCTTGAAGGTTTGAAAAGATGTTTCCCGAATGCCGAAATTATCAGGAATGAAGAGATTGTCCGATCACTCAGAATGATTAAATCTGTCAATGAGCTTGCCTGTATGCAAAGAGGGTTCGACATTGTAAAGAAAGCCACTGAGGCAGTTATGGCTGAAATCCGCCCAGGAGTAACTGAGCTCCAGATGGTTGGTATCGCACAGAAATGTATCTATGAACATGGAGCTGAATACGAAGGGCTTCCCATGTATGTATTCAGCGAAAAATCGACCAGTCATGCCATCTCCCGTTCTACCTATCGAACCATTGAAAAAGGAGACCTGGTACAGTTGAACCTTTCGGCAAAGATAGAGGGATACAGTCCAAGTATCGGGATGCCAATCAGTATGGGACCACTTGTTGGTGAGAAGCGTGACTTGGTTGAATTTTGCCTCTCCATGCATAACTGGACACTGGAGCAGGTGAAAGTAGGAGCTGAAGCATCCAAAATTGCCAAGGATTTCTATGCCAAAGCTGTTGAAGCCAGGATGCAGGACTACTTTGTATACGGACCATGTCATGGAACCGGTATGATCGAGGTAGAGGCTCCTTGGATGGAAACCTCTTCCAACTATAAGCTTCAGGAAAACATGACATTCCAAGTAGACACGTATTTTTCGGCAGAAAAGTTCGGTTGCAGGTGGGAAACAGGAATTTGCGTAAAACCTGGAAAATCTTTGTTGCTCAGTGAACCTCTTGGAAAGATTTATGAAATCCCATGCTAA
- a CDS encoding glycoside hydrolase family 2 TIM barrel-domain containing protein encodes MREKIDLRGQWQVFLDEEDRGLSEKWYEPASLVGKHAHPITLPGSLELSGIGSPITSKTEWVGSQFGNEFLQDPLYEPYRGDDAFRFPYWLQPETRFIGPAWYVKHITIPKHNNNSWQLVLERPHWETRVWVNGVFIGSCDSLSVPHRYDVPSLDDEEVVLVIRVDNRMIHEVGPNAHSISDQTQGPWNGIVGQLALLPIAALSLGEVSVYSNTKRNAALCTVGVENHGEQEAEVALQIKRPGKDAVTLSKSVRPGTTAFHLELTEVPRWDEYAPNLEDVQVLLESGESVVDEKSFQIGLRSVEAKGKHIFVNGKQLFLRGTVECCVFPKTGHPPMEEEYWEYLFSQSKAYGLNHVRFHSWCPPEAAFSVADRMGFYLQVECPIWKNQGVAYDENKAFDDWLFSESDRIVAEYGNHPSFLFFASGNEPDGRDKEVLGLWASTWNVKDARRLHTSASGWPALEENAYQVVPEPRIQAWGEELDSRINARAPETCSDYTAICEKYPGPVVTHEMGQWCVFPDFSEMKEYKGYLKPRNFEVFADILERRGLSGQADRFLQASGFQQVLCYKEEMEAALRTGNLAGVQLLALTDFPGQGTALEGVLNAFWQEKGYCSGEQFRRFCDDIVLLARLPRRYYTAGETLEAEIELANFGRNAIEQPKVTWSLNDGKGCQVQCGSLFTEQAVGRGLQPLATLSLSIPELVTAQKLTFSVTLEDPSKENSWDIWVFPREVELETGDVLVTDCLDEKSRGALLDGKKVLLLSSGEPEVALGFSSVFWNTSWTGGQAPHTLGMVVDAGHQVFSEFPTEDHSDWQWWELVHGSSAMVLDDLPHELSPMVQPIDTWFRSHKLGLLFECMIGPGKLMVCSMDLTSSLERRKVARQLFHSILSYMQSDQFAPNCNLTLEEIASLARNEGK; translated from the coding sequence ATGAGAGAGAAAATTGATCTACGTGGCCAGTGGCAGGTGTTTCTTGATGAAGAGGATAGGGGATTGTCTGAAAAGTGGTATGAACCGGCTTCCTTGGTAGGGAAACATGCACATCCAATAACGCTTCCTGGCAGCCTTGAACTCTCTGGTATTGGGAGCCCTATAACCAGTAAGACTGAGTGGGTAGGTTCGCAGTTTGGTAATGAGTTTTTACAAGACCCACTCTATGAGCCATACAGAGGGGATGATGCATTTCGCTTCCCCTACTGGCTGCAACCCGAAACACGGTTTATCGGCCCAGCGTGGTATGTAAAGCATATTACCATTCCAAAGCATAATAATAATTCCTGGCAGTTGGTCCTCGAGCGTCCACACTGGGAGACTCGTGTATGGGTGAACGGGGTGTTTATTGGGTCCTGTGACAGTCTGAGCGTTCCACACCGCTATGATGTTCCTTCATTGGATGATGAGGAAGTAGTGTTGGTCATTCGCGTTGATAACCGGATGATACACGAGGTAGGACCCAACGCTCACAGCATTTCCGACCAGACCCAAGGACCGTGGAATGGGATTGTGGGTCAGCTGGCACTGCTCCCAATAGCTGCTTTGTCTTTGGGGGAGGTCAGTGTATATTCGAATACAAAACGCAATGCTGCACTCTGTACTGTTGGTGTGGAGAATCACGGAGAGCAAGAAGCTGAGGTTGCATTACAGATTAAAAGACCAGGGAAAGACGCTGTCACTCTCAGCAAAAGTGTGAGGCCAGGAACAACTGCTTTTCATCTGGAGCTTACCGAGGTGCCTCGCTGGGATGAGTATGCTCCAAACCTTGAGGATGTTCAGGTACTGCTTGAGTCAGGGGAGAGTGTTGTTGATGAGAAGTCCTTCCAGATTGGCCTCAGAAGTGTAGAGGCCAAAGGAAAACATATATTTGTGAATGGGAAGCAGCTATTCCTCCGAGGGACGGTGGAGTGCTGTGTTTTTCCAAAGACCGGACATCCTCCTATGGAGGAGGAGTATTGGGAGTACCTCTTCTCCCAGAGCAAGGCATATGGGTTGAACCATGTCCGTTTCCACTCCTGGTGCCCACCTGAGGCAGCTTTCAGCGTTGCCGATCGTATGGGATTCTACTTGCAGGTGGAGTGCCCGATCTGGAAGAACCAGGGAGTGGCTTATGATGAGAACAAGGCCTTTGATGATTGGCTCTTCTCTGAATCTGATAGGATTGTAGCTGAGTACGGGAACCATCCCTCATTCCTTTTCTTTGCCAGTGGGAATGAACCTGACGGCCGCGATAAGGAAGTCCTTGGCCTCTGGGCATCCACATGGAATGTGAAGGATGCAAGACGGCTGCATACCTCTGCATCTGGATGGCCTGCCTTGGAAGAGAATGCGTACCAGGTAGTACCTGAACCCCGCATACAAGCCTGGGGTGAGGAATTGGATTCCAGGATCAACGCAAGGGCACCTGAGACCTGTAGTGATTACACAGCCATCTGTGAAAAGTATCCTGGCCCTGTGGTGACCCATGAGATGGGACAGTGGTGTGTCTTTCCTGACTTCTCTGAGATGAAGGAGTATAAAGGGTACCTGAAGCCGCGCAACTTCGAGGTTTTTGCCGATATTCTCGAACGGCGTGGACTCTCTGGTCAAGCGGATCGGTTCCTGCAAGCCTCGGGGTTCCAGCAGGTGCTGTGCTACAAGGAAGAGATGGAAGCAGCCCTGAGGACTGGAAACCTTGCTGGGGTCCAGTTGTTGGCCCTCACAGACTTCCCTGGCCAGGGTACTGCCCTGGAAGGAGTATTGAATGCTTTCTGGCAGGAGAAGGGTTACTGTAGCGGTGAGCAGTTCAGAAGGTTCTGTGATGATATCGTCCTACTTGCCAGACTTCCCAGGCGGTACTATACCGCAGGTGAAACACTGGAGGCAGAGATTGAGCTGGCAAACTTTGGTCGCAATGCAATTGAGCAACCGAAGGTAACCTGGAGTTTGAACGATGGAAAAGGATGTCAGGTACAATGTGGTTCTCTCTTCACTGAGCAAGCTGTAGGCAGGGGATTACAGCCATTGGCTACCCTTTCTCTATCCATTCCCGAACTCGTTACTGCTCAGAAGCTGACTTTCTCTGTTACCTTGGAGGATCCAAGTAAGGAAAACTCATGGGATATCTGGGTGTTCCCTCGAGAGGTGGAACTTGAGACAGGGGATGTGCTGGTAACGGATTGTTTGGATGAGAAGAGCCGTGGTGCGCTTCTAGATGGGAAAAAGGTTCTGTTGCTCAGCTCTGGAGAACCGGAGGTGGCTTTAGGATTCTCCTCTGTGTTCTGGAACACCTCCTGGACTGGTGGACAGGCACCTCATACCCTTGGGATGGTAGTGGACGCTGGGCATCAGGTCTTTTCTGAGTTTCCGACTGAGGACCATAGTGATTGGCAGTGGTGGGAGTTGGTACATGGCAGCAGTGCCATGGTCCTCGATGATCTTCCCCATGAGCTGTCCCCCATGGTACAGCCGATCGACACATGGTTCAGGAGTCACAAGCTTGGATTGCTGTTTGAATGCATGATTGGTCCGGGTAAATTGATGGTCTGCAGCATGGATCTGACTTCTAGCCTAGAGCGGCGTAAGGTTGCTCGTCAGTTGTTCCATTCAATACTTTCCTATATGCAGAGTGATCAGTTTGCACCTAATTGCAATCTTACGCTCGAGGAAATAGCTTCATTGGCACGAAATGAGGGAAAATAG